Proteins from a genomic interval of Musa acuminata AAA Group cultivar baxijiao chromosome BXJ1-9, Cavendish_Baxijiao_AAA, whole genome shotgun sequence:
- the LOC103996923 gene encoding uncharacterized protein LOC103996923 yields MALQESKIIAILVAFLGSLSFIFAIIAENKKPTHGIPIQGKNVVICKYPSDPSVALGILSLLALLLSAIVGHVAVYFPYKGKSVPSHALFRSAALLVFFIIAEAVSALALAMMMWVTITEGLHHSRNVHHDLGYQCPTAKTGLFGGAAFLALDASLFWFICQILTLNARADYLDKEDPKGEYGQVYVTDI; encoded by the exons ATGGCACTACAGGAATCCAAAATAATTGCAATTTTGGTGGCTTTTCTTGGTTCTCTATCTTTCATATTTGCCATTATTGCAGAAAACAAAAAG CCGACACACGGGATTCCAATCCAAGGAAAGAATGTTGTTATCTGCAAGTACCCAAGTGATCCATCGGTTGCATTGGGAATTTTATCTCTACTAGCACTCCTCCTATCTGCTATCGTAGGGCATGTTGCTGTTTACTTCCCATACAAAGGCAAGTCCGTTCCAAGTCATGCTTTGTTTCGGAGTGCTGCATTGCTTGTGTTTTTTATCATTGCTGA GGCTGTTTCGGCTCTAGCTCTGGCGATGATGATGTGGGTTACCATCACAGAAGGTCTTCATCATTCTCGCAACGTTCATCATGATCTCGGATATCAATGCCCTACCGCCAAGACGGGTCTCTTTGGTGGCGCTGCGTTTCTTGCCCTCGACGCATCGCTCTTTTGGTTCATCTGTCAGATCTTGACGCTCAACGCAAGAGCTGATTACTTGGATAAGGAGGATCCTAAAGGAGAGTATGGACAGGTTTATGTAACTGATATTTGA